One window of the Synechococcus sp. CC9311 genome contains the following:
- a CDS encoding glutathione S-transferase family protein — MLTLYGGQRTRASLPRWYMGEKGISFNLIELNHQKGENLQAGFLAINPFGKLPVLIDSSILMPNGEPLKLFESGAILLHLAEQYSDDIKTIGHRALTSQWLQFANSTLSIALFAPSHREKEFPRLMKELDRQLETGDHLVGNVWGAADCTIQAYLAYLPLLFPQIDLDPYPSIQATIESVVRRPAYRKAMGQG; from the coding sequence GTGTTGACGCTATACGGAGGACAAAGAACAAGGGCAAGCCTGCCCCGCTGGTACATGGGAGAGAAAGGCATCTCCTTCAACTTGATCGAATTAAATCATCAGAAAGGTGAGAATCTCCAAGCAGGATTCCTTGCGATTAATCCGTTCGGAAAACTACCAGTACTGATTGATTCAAGCATTTTAATGCCAAACGGAGAGCCACTTAAGCTCTTTGAGAGTGGGGCAATTCTTTTGCATTTAGCAGAGCAATATAGCGACGACATAAAAACGATTGGGCATAGAGCTTTAACCAGTCAGTGGCTGCAGTTTGCCAACTCAACGCTATCGATTGCCCTGTTTGCTCCCAGCCACAGAGAGAAGGAATTTCCGCGCCTGATGAAAGAGCTGGATCGCCAATTAGAAACTGGTGATCACCTGGTAGGGAACGTCTGGGGAGCAGCCGATTGCACCATTCAGGCCTACCTGGCCTATTTACCTTTGCTGTTTCCCCAGATCGATCTAGATCCCTACCCGTCAATCCAAGCAACGATCGAATCCGTGGTGCGTCGTCCCGCCTATCGCAAAGCCATGGGACAAGGTTGA
- a CDS encoding AAA family ATPase, producing the protein MRLIRSEFTSVRRHQDLALDFAPGLTVIGGANESGKSSLVEALHRTLFVRAASSGTAAQDLRSQVHAGHPQIKLEFETSEQHWTLLKRFSGPSGTTQLETKGQVALIGSAAEDQLAHLLGVDEILNSRQVNKTLPSRWAHLWVKQGESGRDLLSLSHDHYDLNNLIECLEQQAEQSLQSPLDQRVHSQLERLVSESLSSRGVRQQSELWKRQEALQAAKERHAKSLEQLQDFELSCEELDRIEDKLRNLELEQLPELRRKRQRLLQLQEALQQLKPLTLQQQQLERSCATLRKLAADSTACHHNLANLERELQALETTCNAGSNQIKKAQQRSAELEQQRQALEQQGLLLRQRKDRDELHQRLERLNRQHEERQRLTAQHQQLKVAFNNIEGGTAQDLQQLNKTQEELRAIRIRIESMASTVLVESADQTIAIEGSQLKEGESCEQAGVFRIEVGEHVRLQISPGEGTGLASLKDAQKSLQIALKAGLKQWKANSLEEAQQRSDQRNHLLQQQALIKAQLSQLAPPAGQQAPNLAELRLQLDALNQGLPSKDLKTDSDHEKELDQCRTHYRKLKDESDTHQKQVRLLEIHHDAQQKQWQQKNLQQERLKAEQKQRTNQHQSLEQEMGSLEQLAQSIETLTSQQRLLETHIQELRQPFPAPKSSDPKADLETLDRLEHQLTEQRHELGIQRGALFERCESLGKSDLHSAVAEASAKLDLATQAEQQEALLISARSYLLQCFQKARSDLSQRYSNPLKSNINQVLQPLLANPNDSCSLSYDPKDGLQELGLEREGTLFAFNQLSGGMKEQLNAALRIAIADTLKERHGGCLPLVFDDAFTNTDPQRIQGVLEMLQQAVSRGLQIIVLSCDPDPYKCIANQVVMID; encoded by the coding sequence ATGCGGCTGATTCGTAGTGAATTCACCAGCGTTCGCCGCCATCAAGACTTAGCTCTGGACTTTGCTCCAGGGTTAACGGTCATTGGCGGAGCCAATGAAAGCGGCAAAAGTTCCTTAGTCGAGGCTCTGCATCGAACGCTATTTGTACGTGCTGCCTCCAGCGGGACGGCAGCGCAAGATCTGCGTTCCCAGGTCCATGCCGGCCATCCCCAAATCAAGCTGGAATTTGAAACCAGCGAACAACACTGGACCCTTCTCAAACGCTTTAGCGGTCCCAGTGGCACCACCCAATTGGAAACCAAGGGGCAAGTGGCCCTCATTGGATCAGCAGCTGAGGATCAATTAGCCCATCTACTCGGCGTTGATGAGATCCTCAACAGCAGGCAGGTCAACAAAACATTGCCCAGCCGCTGGGCGCATCTTTGGGTGAAGCAGGGTGAATCGGGTCGCGACTTGCTGAGCCTCAGTCATGACCACTACGACCTCAATAATTTGATCGAATGCTTGGAACAACAGGCCGAGCAATCACTTCAGTCACCACTGGATCAAAGGGTTCACAGCCAACTCGAACGTCTGGTGTCTGAAAGCTTGAGTAGCCGAGGCGTGCGACAGCAAAGCGAACTTTGGAAGCGTCAAGAGGCTCTTCAAGCTGCCAAGGAGCGTCACGCTAAAAGCCTTGAACAACTCCAGGACTTTGAGCTGTCCTGTGAGGAGCTTGATCGGATTGAAGACAAGCTGCGCAATCTGGAACTCGAGCAGTTACCCGAGCTCCGGCGAAAGCGCCAACGTTTGCTTCAACTGCAGGAAGCGCTTCAACAATTGAAGCCACTCACCCTGCAGCAACAACAACTTGAAAGAAGCTGCGCCACTCTTCGCAAGCTGGCGGCAGACAGCACGGCCTGTCATCACAATCTTGCCAACCTGGAGCGTGAGCTCCAAGCCTTGGAGACGACCTGCAACGCGGGAAGCAATCAAATCAAAAAGGCACAGCAACGGAGCGCAGAACTCGAACAACAACGACAGGCCCTGGAGCAGCAAGGCCTTTTGCTTAGACAACGCAAGGACCGCGACGAGCTTCATCAGCGCCTCGAGAGGCTGAATCGCCAACATGAGGAACGCCAACGACTAACTGCACAACATCAACAACTCAAGGTGGCGTTCAACAACATCGAAGGTGGTACCGCCCAAGACCTGCAGCAACTGAACAAAACGCAGGAAGAGCTTCGAGCCATCCGCATCCGCATCGAAAGCATGGCCTCAACAGTGTTGGTGGAATCTGCAGATCAAACCATTGCCATTGAGGGGTCACAGCTAAAGGAAGGTGAATCGTGTGAGCAAGCAGGTGTCTTCCGCATTGAAGTTGGAGAGCACGTCCGACTTCAGATCAGCCCTGGTGAAGGCACAGGACTAGCCTCACTCAAAGACGCACAAAAATCCCTTCAAATCGCCTTAAAAGCTGGATTAAAACAGTGGAAAGCAAACTCCCTTGAAGAAGCTCAACAACGCAGTGATCAACGCAACCATCTTCTCCAACAACAAGCGCTGATCAAAGCCCAACTCAGCCAACTTGCCCCTCCTGCAGGACAACAAGCGCCAAACCTCGCAGAGTTACGACTTCAGTTGGACGCACTCAATCAAGGCCTTCCCTCCAAGGATCTAAAAACAGATTCAGATCATGAGAAAGAACTGGATCAATGCCGAACTCACTACCGAAAGCTAAAAGACGAAAGCGATACTCATCAGAAACAAGTTCGCCTACTGGAGATTCATCATGATGCTCAACAGAAACAATGGCAACAAAAGAATCTTCAACAAGAGCGACTCAAAGCAGAGCAGAAGCAACGAACTAACCAACATCAATCGCTTGAACAAGAGATGGGATCCCTGGAACAACTCGCACAATCAATCGAAACATTGACATCTCAGCAGCGACTATTGGAAACCCATATTCAGGAACTTAGACAACCATTTCCAGCCCCAAAAAGCTCCGATCCGAAAGCAGATTTAGAGACGCTTGATCGCCTAGAGCATCAGCTCACAGAGCAGCGTCACGAGCTTGGGATCCAGCGAGGTGCACTCTTTGAACGATGCGAATCTCTCGGGAAAAGCGATCTCCACTCAGCAGTGGCTGAAGCTTCAGCAAAGCTTGATTTAGCAACGCAAGCTGAACAACAAGAAGCACTCTTGATCAGCGCCCGTAGCTATCTACTTCAATGCTTTCAAAAAGCCCGTAGCGATCTCTCTCAGCGCTATTCCAATCCTTTGAAATCCAATATCAATCAGGTCCTGCAACCCTTGCTGGCAAACCCCAATGACAGCTGCTCCCTGAGTTATGACCCAAAAGATGGTTTACAAGAACTAGGTCTCGAACGCGAGGGCACACTCTTTGCCTTTAACCAACTCAGCGGCGGGATGAAAGAACAATTGAATGCAGCCCTTCGCATCGCCATCGCTGACACCCTCAAAGAACGGCATGGGGGCTGCCTTCCCCTGGTCTTCGATGACGCCTTCACCAACACTGATCCTCAACGCATACAGGGAGTTTTAGAGATGCTGCAGCAAGCTGTTTCAAGGGGATTACAGATCATTGTTCTGAGCTGCGATCCAGACCCCTACAAATGTATCGCCAATCAAGTGGTGATGATTGATTAA
- a CDS encoding DNA repair exonuclease encodes MTNRMRLRTKQCRVSADPPALSVRKKSREAAAWGQNTRSATVPRFLHTADWQIGKPYHWIEDPQKRARVQQERVNAVSRIAAIASEQNLDAVMVAGDLFDSSTVSPALVMEVMEAIASIPCPVLVIPGNHDHGGAGGIWQRQDVQRQMRERCPNLELLLQTEPQVIAGMVVLPCPLLRQRDSRSPADWLESLNWSSLPQNQPRVVLAHGSVQGFGAEEQVNQLHHDRWPEQELDYIALGDWHALTQLNPRAWYCGTPEPDRFPTSDQDQRSQALLVDLKRQQPPDVTPIAIGAISWHRIEAKVSSKADLQRLKATIESCVGSKVGKDLLRIELSGQLSFQEHQQLQQHLQDLDQQLLHLRIRGMPNRKPEPGEFQTFLQRDDAPLIKGITKELASELEDNSTSSAEHNDLDRAMLEQAMLELQRIVLEEAEDQEA; translated from the coding sequence ATGACGAATCGCATGAGACTCAGAACGAAACAATGCCGTGTATCTGCTGATCCGCCAGCGCTGAGTGTGCGGAAAAAGAGCCGGGAAGCGGCAGCATGGGGGCAGAACACCCGCTCAGCAACGGTGCCACGCTTTTTACACACTGCTGACTGGCAAATCGGCAAGCCTTATCACTGGATTGAGGATCCTCAAAAACGAGCTCGTGTTCAGCAAGAAAGGGTCAACGCCGTTTCACGTATTGCAGCCATAGCAAGCGAGCAAAACCTTGATGCCGTGATGGTGGCCGGTGATCTGTTCGACTCGAGCACGGTGTCTCCAGCCCTTGTGATGGAGGTGATGGAAGCAATCGCTTCCATTCCATGTCCCGTACTTGTGATTCCTGGAAACCATGACCATGGAGGTGCCGGTGGCATTTGGCAGCGCCAAGATGTTCAACGTCAGATGCGGGAACGTTGCCCAAACTTGGAGCTCTTACTTCAAACAGAGCCTCAGGTCATTGCAGGAATGGTGGTGCTCCCTTGCCCGTTGCTGCGCCAAAGAGACAGTCGCAGCCCCGCAGATTGGCTGGAATCTTTGAACTGGAGTTCGTTACCCCAGAATCAGCCCAGAGTCGTCCTCGCCCATGGGTCCGTCCAGGGCTTTGGTGCAGAAGAACAGGTCAACCAACTGCATCACGATCGATGGCCTGAACAAGAGTTGGACTACATCGCTCTGGGTGATTGGCATGCCCTGACTCAACTAAACCCTCGTGCTTGGTATTGCGGCACCCCTGAACCCGATCGCTTCCCCACAAGTGATCAAGACCAACGCTCGCAAGCACTTCTGGTTGACCTCAAACGGCAACAGCCCCCTGATGTCACACCGATTGCAATCGGTGCCATCTCCTGGCACAGAATCGAAGCCAAGGTGAGCAGTAAGGCTGATCTGCAACGCCTCAAAGCAACGATCGAATCCTGTGTGGGGAGCAAGGTTGGGAAAGATTTATTGAGGATTGAGCTAAGCGGACAACTGTCTTTTCAAGAGCACCAACAGTTGCAACAGCACTTGCAAGATTTAGATCAACAACTGCTGCACCTCAGAATCCGCGGGATGCCGAATCGCAAACCCGAACCAGGTGAATTTCAAACGTTCTTACAACGCGACGATGCGCCCTTGATCAAAGGAATCACGAAAGAACTTGCGTCTGAGCTGGAAGACAACAGCACCTCCAGCGCTGAACACAACGATTTGGATCGAGCCATGCTCGAACAAGCGATGCTTGAACTGCAAAGGATTGTGCTGGAAGAAGCAGAGGATCAGGAGGCTTAA
- a CDS encoding phosphotransferase enzyme family protein, translated as MADATTRLYPSLDAIAGLFHPPEQITSIDTLGSGNVNDTFLVSLAAEADCRAFVMQRLNTSVFEKPELVMRNLLALGTHVQQRLATDPPELAGRRWEIPKVLPTRNSEGHWVEHNGEFWRSITYIGAATTSDVIRDCGHAREVGYGLGMFHHLISDLPSCDLADTLEGFHIAPIYLKQFDTVCRDQAQLLEERLSLDPRLKSALDFVERRRNCVDVLEAACARGELQRRPIHGDPKINNVMLDELSGRAVGLIDLDTVKPGLVHYDIGDCLRSCCNPLGEETLQIELVSFDLKLCRAILEGYLTMGRSFLSEQDFRYLPDCIRLIPFELGLRFLTDYLDGDRYFRTERPSHNLDRALVQFALTQSIEAQGDDLKLMIRELSGAG; from the coding sequence ATGGCCGATGCCACTACCAGGCTTTACCCATCGCTCGACGCGATTGCAGGACTGTTTCATCCGCCCGAGCAAATCACTTCGATTGACACGCTGGGATCTGGAAACGTGAATGACACGTTCTTGGTGTCATTAGCGGCGGAGGCGGATTGTCGTGCCTTTGTGATGCAGCGTCTGAACACAAGCGTGTTCGAAAAGCCCGAGCTGGTCATGCGCAATTTGCTTGCCCTCGGCACGCATGTTCAACAACGTTTGGCCACGGATCCCCCTGAATTGGCTGGACGACGTTGGGAGATTCCAAAGGTGCTCCCAACACGAAATAGCGAAGGCCATTGGGTCGAGCACAACGGAGAGTTTTGGCGGTCGATCACCTACATCGGAGCGGCCACCACGAGTGATGTGATCCGTGATTGTGGGCATGCGCGAGAGGTGGGATATGGATTGGGCATGTTCCATCACCTCATCAGTGATTTACCGTCTTGCGACCTTGCAGACACTCTTGAAGGCTTTCACATCGCCCCGATCTACCTCAAGCAATTCGACACAGTTTGCCGAGACCAAGCTCAGTTGCTTGAGGAACGCTTATCTCTCGATCCGAGGCTGAAAAGTGCGCTTGATTTTGTGGAACGTCGACGCAACTGCGTGGATGTGCTGGAAGCTGCTTGCGCTCGCGGAGAGCTGCAACGCCGTCCGATTCATGGAGACCCCAAAATCAACAACGTGATGCTCGATGAGCTCAGTGGACGCGCGGTGGGATTGATTGATCTCGATACGGTTAAGCCCGGTTTGGTTCACTACGACATCGGTGATTGCTTGCGTTCTTGCTGCAATCCTCTTGGAGAGGAGACCCTGCAGATTGAGTTGGTGTCGTTCGATCTCAAACTCTGTCGGGCGATTCTTGAGGGCTATCTGACGATGGGGAGGTCCTTCCTGTCGGAGCAGGATTTCCGCTATCTACCAGACTGCATTCGCCTGATTCCGTTTGAGCTTGGGTTGCGCTTTTTAACCGACTACCTGGATGGCGATCGTTACTTTCGGACAGAACGCCCTTCTCACAATTTGGATCGAGCCTTGGTGCAATTTGCTCTGACCCAATCGATCGAAGCCCAGGGGGATGACCTAAAGCTCATGATTCGCGAACTTTCAGGAGCGGGCTGA
- a CDS encoding DOMON-like domain-containing protein has product MVRQVCPLLPHNPHNSPDLLLSAEFVWSEGGLLELSYNLRPAYSDGDLLALALPSLKPACVSMHGDRCDELWKHNCFEAFIGLPGSQQYWELNVSPLGHWNLYSFKSYRQAGSDLVEALPPSVTVRQTRRDCRCDVVLDLRPWWPIEEMPELGLTMVVEDRDGRLSYWALSHPGEVADFHDRRSFLIC; this is encoded by the coding sequence ATGGTCCGGCAGGTTTGCCCGCTCCTTCCTCACAATCCTCACAATTCGCCTGATCTTTTGCTCAGTGCCGAGTTTGTTTGGAGCGAAGGAGGCCTCCTTGAACTCAGCTACAACCTTCGGCCGGCATACAGCGATGGAGATTTGCTTGCTCTTGCCTTGCCTTCACTAAAGCCAGCGTGCGTTTCGATGCATGGTGATCGCTGCGATGAGCTTTGGAAGCACAATTGCTTTGAGGCGTTCATCGGTTTGCCTGGTTCGCAGCAGTACTGGGAACTAAACGTATCGCCATTAGGTCATTGGAACCTTTACAGCTTCAAGAGCTATCGACAGGCTGGATCTGACTTGGTTGAGGCTTTGCCTCCATCGGTAACCGTGCGACAAACGCGACGGGACTGTCGTTGCGATGTGGTCTTGGATTTACGTCCCTGGTGGCCGATTGAGGAGATGCCAGAACTTGGTTTGACGATGGTTGTGGAGGACCGCGATGGCCGGCTCAGCTATTGGGCTCTCTCCCATCCAGGAGAGGTTGCAGACTTCCATGACCGTCGCAGCTTTCTGATCTGTTGA
- a CDS encoding lytic transglycosylase domain-containing protein has product MMTSVRRLLVSLPLLVIPLAWGCRRSPALQANRNQEPSVLEQVEPVELAVPVLPTRPDLPRAPSGEHYPLFPANPDQLALLLSDIELAIRNPEVSEQAIPSLAHQQQVIYRVLSHRPALADQVRLKLNDRWHWVFDQHIAARRSFLAMHRGPASSTLPAWRIQTPAPPDQLLKAYRSASASTGIDWEVLAAVNLVETGMGRIDGISVANAQGPMQFLPTTWMEPGIGRGGDIRDPWDAIHAAARYLVRRGGLQDIRKGLWGYNNSDHYGRAVLHYADLLKRDPLAYRGLYHWQIHYASSAGDLWLHEGYNQTRPTDVLLYLRQNPHSRPAG; this is encoded by the coding sequence ATGATGACTTCAGTTCGCCGCCTACTGGTCTCTCTTCCCCTGTTGGTGATTCCCCTGGCCTGGGGCTGTAGGCGCTCACCCGCACTCCAGGCCAACCGGAATCAAGAACCATCCGTCCTGGAACAGGTTGAACCAGTGGAACTCGCTGTTCCTGTGCTCCCGACAAGGCCAGATCTTCCCCGTGCTCCTTCTGGAGAGCATTACCCGCTGTTTCCAGCCAACCCCGATCAGCTGGCCTTGTTGTTGTCAGACATCGAGCTTGCGATTCGTAATCCCGAGGTCTCTGAACAGGCCATTCCCTCTCTTGCGCATCAGCAGCAGGTGATCTATCGGGTGTTATCGCATCGCCCTGCTCTCGCCGACCAAGTGCGATTGAAGCTCAATGACCGCTGGCATTGGGTTTTTGATCAGCACATCGCAGCGCGTCGCTCATTTCTGGCCATGCATCGTGGTCCTGCTTCGTCCACGCTTCCTGCCTGGCGTATCCAAACTCCGGCTCCTCCAGATCAATTGCTCAAGGCTTATCGAAGTGCGTCAGCGTCTACAGGCATTGATTGGGAAGTCCTGGCTGCTGTGAATTTGGTCGAAACGGGAATGGGTCGGATTGATGGCATTTCAGTAGCCAATGCGCAAGGTCCGATGCAATTTCTACCCACGACCTGGATGGAACCTGGGATTGGCCGTGGTGGTGATATTCGCGATCCTTGGGATGCCATTCATGCGGCAGCGCGTTATTTGGTTCGGCGTGGCGGCCTTCAGGACATCCGAAAAGGACTCTGGGGTTACAACAACAGCGATCACTACGGCAGGGCTGTTCTCCATTACGCCGACCTGCTGAAACGGGATCCTCTTGCTTATCGCGGTTTGTATCACTGGCAAATTCACTACGCCTCCTCGGCCGGCGATCTATGGCTTCATGAGGGGTACAACCAGACACGGCCCACCGATGTCTTGTTGTATTTACGTCAGAATCCGCACAGCCGTCCTGCAGGTTGA
- a CDS encoding O-acetylhomoserine aminocarboxypropyltransferase/cysteine synthase family protein, translating to MTSQRFETLQLHAGQVPDPTTNSRAVPIYQTSSYVFNNAEHGANLFGLKEFGNIYTRLMNPTTDVFEKRVAALEGGVAAVATASGQSAQFLAITNCMQAGDNFVSTSFLYGGTYNQFKVQFPRLGIQVKFADGDDVASFAAQIDDNTKAIYVEAMGNPRFNIPDFDGLSALAKERGIPLIVDNTLGAAGALIRPIEHGADVVVESATKWIGGHGTSLGGVIVDAGTFNWGNGKFPLLSQPSAAYHGLVHWDAFGFGSDVCKMLGLPDERNIAFALRARVECLRDWGPAISPFNSFLLLQGLETLSLRVERHAQNAMALATWLEQHPSVAHVSYPGLPSDPYHATAKRYLTNRGMGCMLMFSLKGGYDDAVRFIDSLKLASHLANVGDSKTLVIHPASTTHQQLSADEQASAGVTPTMVRVSVGLEHIEDIKADFEQALAT from the coding sequence TTGACATCACAACGTTTCGAGACCCTTCAGTTGCATGCTGGTCAGGTCCCTGACCCCACGACAAATTCTCGGGCGGTCCCGATTTACCAGACCAGCTCTTACGTGTTCAACAACGCTGAACACGGTGCAAATCTGTTTGGGTTGAAGGAATTCGGGAACATCTACACCCGTTTGATGAACCCCACAACGGATGTCTTTGAAAAGCGCGTTGCAGCACTGGAGGGAGGGGTGGCGGCCGTAGCGACCGCATCAGGTCAGTCAGCTCAGTTTTTAGCGATTACAAACTGCATGCAGGCAGGAGACAACTTTGTTTCCACATCCTTTCTGTACGGCGGTACTTACAACCAGTTCAAGGTGCAATTTCCGCGCCTAGGGATTCAGGTCAAGTTTGCTGATGGCGACGATGTTGCCAGCTTCGCGGCACAGATTGATGACAACACCAAGGCGATCTATGTCGAAGCGATGGGTAACCCCCGCTTCAACATTCCCGATTTTGATGGCCTCTCCGCACTCGCTAAGGAACGTGGCATCCCTCTCATTGTCGATAACACACTCGGTGCGGCAGGAGCTTTGATTCGACCCATTGAGCATGGCGCTGATGTGGTGGTGGAGAGCGCCACGAAATGGATTGGTGGACATGGCACCAGTCTTGGTGGTGTGATCGTTGATGCCGGCACTTTCAACTGGGGCAATGGCAAGTTCCCGTTGCTGAGTCAGCCGAGCGCTGCTTATCACGGCCTTGTTCACTGGGATGCCTTCGGTTTCGGAAGTGACGTTTGCAAAATGCTGGGGTTACCCGATGAACGCAATATCGCTTTCGCTCTTAGGGCAAGGGTGGAATGTCTTCGCGATTGGGGACCCGCTATCAGTCCCTTCAACAGCTTTTTGTTGCTGCAAGGCTTAGAAACATTGAGCTTGCGCGTGGAAAGGCATGCACAAAATGCGATGGCTTTGGCGACCTGGTTAGAGCAGCATCCCAGTGTTGCTCATGTGAGCTATCCCGGATTACCCAGCGACCCTTATCACGCAACTGCCAAGCGCTATCTCACAAATCGTGGAATGGGCTGCATGCTGATGTTCTCCCTGAAGGGTGGCTACGACGATGCGGTGCGTTTCATCGACAGCCTCAAGCTGGCAAGCCATCTCGCCAATGTTGGCGACTCCAAGACGCTGGTGATTCATCCAGCCTCCACGACCCATCAGCAGCTCAGTGCCGATGAACAAGCCTCAGCCGGTGTCACTCCGACCATGGTGCGGGTATCAGTGGGCTTGGAACACATCGAAGACATCAAGGCTGATTTTGAGCAGGCTCTGGCGACCTGA
- a CDS encoding homoserine O-succinyltransferase: MALILPRNYHKITAVERNRISWIEPEQAERQDIRPLRIGILNIMPLGKQYEFNLLHPLGLSVLQIEPIWIRLQSHAYRSWDQAHLNQHYVSWDEAQSQRSLDGLIITGAPVEHLAFEEVTYWPELVELISEARQSCASTLGLCWAGFALAYLAGVNKVTFDRKLFGVFPMRSLVPGHPLMGTQDDQFLCPQSRHAGLPDAAMESAQRQGRLRLLAYGEKVGYTIFETPDQRQLMHLGHPEYNVGRLQGEMERDRARGDVPPPENFDSDHPRTLWRSHRNLLFQQWLWFCYQRVSLQS; this comes from the coding sequence ATGGCACTGATACTTCCTCGGAACTATCACAAGATCACCGCTGTTGAACGGAACAGGATCTCTTGGATTGAACCCGAGCAAGCCGAGCGTCAGGACATTCGCCCCCTGCGCATTGGCATTCTCAACATCATGCCTTTAGGGAAGCAGTACGAATTCAACCTGCTGCATCCTCTGGGTCTATCGGTTCTTCAGATTGAACCGATCTGGATTCGCCTTCAATCCCATGCTTACCGAAGCTGGGATCAAGCCCATCTCAACCAGCACTACGTGAGCTGGGATGAGGCACAGTCACAGCGTTCATTGGATGGATTAATCATCACAGGTGCTCCAGTGGAGCACTTGGCGTTTGAAGAAGTCACCTACTGGCCAGAACTGGTTGAACTGATCAGCGAGGCTCGTCAATCTTGTGCCAGCACCCTCGGACTGTGCTGGGCTGGGTTTGCTCTGGCTTATCTCGCTGGAGTGAACAAGGTCACCTTTGATCGGAAATTGTTTGGGGTGTTTCCGATGCGCAGTCTTGTGCCTGGTCATCCCCTGATGGGGACCCAGGATGATCAATTTCTTTGTCCGCAAAGCCGTCATGCGGGATTACCTGATGCGGCGATGGAATCGGCTCAACGCCAGGGTCGACTGAGGCTTCTCGCCTATGGAGAGAAGGTGGGCTACACCATCTTTGAAACGCCAGACCAGCGTCAGCTCATGCATCTCGGCCATCCGGAATACAACGTTGGAAGGCTGCAGGGGGAAATGGAGCGCGATCGAGCCCGCGGCGATGTTCCTCCGCCTGAAAATTTTGACTCTGACCACCCCAGAACCCTGTGGCGTTCCCATCGCAATTTGCTTTTCCAGCAGTGGTTATGGTTCTGTTACCAACGCGTCAGCCTTCAGTCCTGA
- a CDS encoding alpha-ketoglutarate-dependent dioxygenase AlkB, with protein sequence MSWNHRVGWLEPQASAYWFGLCQKQIVWEQPQVRVYGKYHRVPRLSAFLADSSVSYRYSGVIHRGQGWPDWFAPLLEQVNESCSAQFNGCLFNLYRNGDDRMGWHADDEPEIDARCPIASLSFGATRALQFRHRQSRSRVELALADGDLLVMEPDCQRLWMHALPVRKRVRTARMNLTFRVFLPMSSAAQPKLAP encoded by the coding sequence ATGAGCTGGAACCATCGTGTTGGCTGGCTTGAACCGCAGGCGTCTGCTTACTGGTTTGGCCTTTGTCAAAAACAGATTGTCTGGGAGCAGCCCCAAGTTCGGGTCTACGGCAAGTACCACCGTGTGCCGAGATTGTCGGCTTTTCTCGCCGATTCTTCGGTGTCTTACCGCTATAGCGGTGTGATTCATCGAGGCCAGGGCTGGCCTGACTGGTTTGCACCCTTGCTTGAGCAGGTGAATGAGAGTTGCTCTGCCCAATTCAATGGTTGTCTGTTCAATCTCTACAGGAACGGAGATGACCGCATGGGCTGGCATGCCGATGACGAACCAGAGATTGATGCCAGATGTCCAATCGCGTCCCTTTCTTTTGGTGCCACCAGGGCATTGCAGTTTCGTCATCGCCAAAGTCGCAGTCGAGTGGAACTCGCACTTGCCGATGGCGACCTGCTGGTAATGGAACCTGATTGCCAACGGTTATGGATGCACGCCCTTCCTGTTCGCAAGAGGGTTCGCACGGCAAGGATGAACCTCACGTTCCGAGTCTTTCTCCCAATGTCTTCAGCAGCACAGCCCAAATTGGCACCGTGA